CCTTCGCCCTGCTCGGCGGCCAGGAGATCATCAATGTCTGGGTGAAGTCGCTCAACATGACGCCGGTGCAGTTCATGCTCTTGGCGCAGGTGATCATATTCTTGCTCGGCTGGCCGTTGGAATGGACCGAGATCATCGTCATCTTCATGCCGATCTTCATCCCGCTCCTGCCCTACTTCAACATCGATCCGCTTTTCTTCGGCCTGCTGGTGGCCCTCAACTTGCAGACTGCTTTCCTGTCTCCGCCGGTGGCCATGGCGGCCTTTTACCTGAAGGGCGTGGCCCCGCCGCACGTATCGCTGAACCAAATCTTTGCGGGGATGATGCCCTACATGGCGATCCAGATACTCGCGTTGTTCCTGCTGTATATGTTTCCGCAGATCGGGCTCTGGCTGCCGTCGCTGGTTTACTAGGATGGAAATGTCATGTCTCCAAGAGACATGACATTTTTTTGAGAACATTCAAAAAGTTTTTTGGGTAGAGGGAAATGTGAAACCGAAAGTATTAGTGACGCGTGAGATTTTCGAAGATGTTCTGGAGTATTTGCGTCAGCACTTCGAGGTGACCGAGAACCAGAAGGATACGCCCATGGACGCCGAGGCGCTGGCTAAAAACCTGGCCGACAAGACCGGGGTCATGGCGACTTTGGTGGACCGGGTCGACGAGAGCCTTCTCTCCGGCTGTCCCAAGCTCAAGGCCGTGTGCAACATCGCCGTGGGATTCAACAACATAGACCTGGCGGCGTGCTCCAAGGCCGGGGTCATGGCAACGAACACCCCCGGGGTCCTGGACGACAGCACTGCGGACTTCACCTGGGCCCTGATTCTGTCCACGGCCCGCCGGGTGGTCGAGTCCGACGCGCACCTGCGCGCCGGACAGTGGAAGGGCTGGTATCTCAAGCAGTTCCTGGGCAAGGACGTTCATCACGCCACCCTCGGCATCCTGGGCTTCGGCCGGGTCGGCCGGGGGGTTGCGAGACGGGCGCTCGGTTTCGAAATGACGGTCCTGTACCACGACGCCCAAAAGGCGGACGACGATACGGAGCGGACTTATAACGCCGCCTTCGTTAGCACGGACGAACTCCTGGCCCGGTCCGACATCCTGACCATCCACGTGCCCTACGCCCCGTCGACGCACCACCTGATCAGCGGTCGAGAGCTGGGGAAGATGAAGCAAGGGGCCATTCTCATCCACGCCGCACGCGGTGGAGTGGTGGACGATGCGGCTTTGGTAGAGGCATTACAAAGCGGACGTCTGGCCGGGGCCGGCCTGGACGTTTACGAAAACGAACCGACTCTAAACCCCGCCTTCCTCGCCTTGAAAAATGTGGTCTTGACCCCGCACATCGCTAGCTCTTCCGAAGCCACGCGCCACGCCATGGCGATGTTGGCAGCGCAGAACCTGGTGGCGGCCCTGACCACGGGCAAACCGCCGAATCTTCTAAATCCTTAGAAAAAGGGTGCATCAGAATGTGAGCAGGCGTTGTGCGGTTGTTTAAATGTTAGGGCTAAGAACGCGCTTGTGGGGGGGCATTGATTGACTGTGCGGTGTGATTGTGATCCGGCCGCATGGATGCCCCAAAATATGGGAACGGCGCCTTGCCCCCAGACAAGCGACCGTCACCCCCTTGAAGAAGAAAAAATCGTACAGATAGTTTCCCCCCGA
This portion of the Desulfomonile tiedjei genome encodes:
- a CDS encoding D-glycerate dehydrogenase, which produces MKPKVLVTREIFEDVLEYLRQHFEVTENQKDTPMDAEALAKNLADKTGVMATLVDRVDESLLSGCPKLKAVCNIAVGFNNIDLAACSKAGVMATNTPGVLDDSTADFTWALILSTARRVVESDAHLRAGQWKGWYLKQFLGKDVHHATLGILGFGRVGRGVARRALGFEMTVLYHDAQKADDDTERTYNAAFVSTDELLARSDILTIHVPYAPSTHHLISGRELGKMKQGAILIHAARGGVVDDAALVEALQSGRLAGAGLDVYENEPTLNPAFLALKNVVLTPHIASSSEATRHAMAMLAAQNLVAALTTGKPPNLLNP